The following are encoded in a window of Lates calcarifer isolate ASB-BC8 linkage group LG20, TLL_Latcal_v3, whole genome shotgun sequence genomic DNA:
- the phldb1a gene encoding pleckstrin homology-like domain family B member 1 isoform X6, translating into MDLHVSDNPGSPADMDRMSRNKGEHGRQTHQVLQNTPLDLIETGKSLKVQAERPHLVSLGSGRLSTAITLLPLLEGRTTLGSEGTDIPLQGPGITAQHCYIENQAGIITLYPCGHQCSVDGLPITKPYRLTQGCMLCFGQSAFFRFNHPEEALRMKSMLPGGSQGLSTTKTLPTDSRSVLNGNHQSFSSNGDSKINNVAKNLQDSLVLKAPSSSPGAGKQPAPQPSLPNMLNGRNNSTTEDSVYENTSSNSRGQNLGNKTPPVPARSTLTNHTPVPNPRTSLSVASSSASGAQRAQESPKLLRNTRSSPTPSSTGPGQGTENSNLTQKSSSVKFSPTTPSSPRVRGSSLQKRSPSPMREQGQYLSHVDVPQRLRTPEPNGPTSLRELPPLSPYMSRRGSPGPQGFTVKPVPESPQGHRKLTTKAEAMRALYAQSPSPLSGLEKEPAGGRQLRPGPGGTITSGLGSLSGTSPLASPRSQRKTSCITMTGSSSKEQSLMKPYTRERKNSISEISDNEDELLEYHRWQREERLREQEMEKLERQRLETILNLCAEYNHEDNAAELAEVVRSGLLGGVTGTCSDTGGGMSLQGGSQRVRENDEEIQREESSSTESTHQECEELLAGQEQVYLEEERNRTLARVDDLKHRVSELEQQLQETKQEAEMEQALLQAERRAEQEQVEAENEIISQLQLKLSQLDKAIQKEKDKGRANVSAERKVLEKQRNEYNELKRQFDKCPLSLREQLQEQLSRKAEALESGTKQFEELEFCQLEEESSLEERKETQSSQLLQERAEYQCSMAKRKEKMAALEAQVKQLGLQAAHDCERTAKDRTVLLQLLHKEQDRLCALEKRYHTLTGGKNFPKPNSSMKESQPELSRNALPPLNLERWYQDIMAAGEPQSCPPPLPAKSFSTRRHGQLLKSKSDGEVGQAASCTNISSAAALPHSSGVAHDKNASTKGLQLVLREMSNPLDMESRRQLAAQNKDVSPTVHHSILHHQSPPSGNQAYDTLSLESSDSMETSVSTGNSACTPESACGLEAQRIEEMEKMLKEAQQEKARLIENREREVQARRQMLEEERRRREEAERRLQDETAHRQRLVEEEVKMREKHFSQARPMTRYLPNRKEEFDLRAHVESSGHSIDTCPYVILTEKMCKGHLVKMGGKIKSWKKRWFVFDRLKRNFCYYVDKHETKLKGLIYFQAIEEVYYDHLRSATKSPNPSLTFCVKTHDRLYYMVAPSPEAMRIWMDVIVTGAEGYTQFMS; encoded by the exons ATG GATCTTCATGTGTCAGATAATCCTGGCAGTCCAGCCGACATGGACCGCATGAGCAGGAATAAAGGGGAGCATGGGCGACAGACGCACCAGGTCTTACAG AACACCCCTTTAGACCTGATTGAGACGGGCAAGTCCCTGAAAGTCCAAGCAGAGCGCCCCCACCTGGTTAGTTTGGGGAGTGGACGTCTGAGCACAGCCATCACCTTGCTACCACTGCTGGAAG GGAGAACCACGCTGGGCAGTGAGGGGACAGATATCCCCCTGCAGGGCCCCGGCATCACAGCGCAGCACTGCTACATTGAAAACCAGGCAGGCATTATCACCTTGTACCCATGTGGACACCAGTGCTCTGTAGATGGCCTTCCAATCACCAAACCCTATCGCCTGACACAAG gGTGCATGTTGTGTTTCGGTCAGTCGGCCTTTTTCCGCTTCAACCATCCAGAGGAGGCCCTGAGGATGAAGAGCATGCTGCCTGGAGGAAGCCAAGGACTAAGCACCACAAAAACTCTTCCCACCG ATTCTCGCAGTGTCCTGAACGGGAACCACCAGTCTTTTTCGAGCAACGGCGATTCCAAAATCAACAACGTTGCAAAGAACCTCCAGGACTCCTTAGTGCTGAAGGccccatcatcatcaccaggAGCTGGTAAACAGCCTGCTCCTCAGCCGTCTCTTCCAAACATGCTCAATGGAAGAAACAACTCCACGACAGAGGACTCTGTTTATGAAAACACCAGCAGCAACTCTCGGGGCCAGAACCTTGGCAACAAAACTCCTCCAGTACCTGCCCGGTCCACTCTTACCAACCACACTCCTGTCCCCAATCCACGGACCTCACTGTCTGTTGCTTCAAGCAGTGCTAGTGGCGCACAAAGGGCCCAGGAGAGCCCAAAGCTTCTTAGAAACACGAGGTCAAGCCCAACGCCCTCTAGCACAGGGCCAGGACAGGGCACAGAAAACTCTAATCTAACTCAAAAATCATCGTCGGTCAAATTTTCCCCAACGACTCCATCCAGCCCTCGAGTAAGAGGTTCCTCCCTGCAGAAGAGATCCCCCAGCCCCATGCGAGAGCAGGGTCAGTATCTCTCCCATGTCGACGTCCCTCAAAGGCTCAGGACTCCGGAGCCAAATGGGCCCACCAGCCTGAGAGAACTTCCCCCTCTCAGCCCTTACATGTCCCGCAGAGGGAGTCCAGGACCGCAGGGCTTCACTGTCAAACCTGTCCCCGAGAGCCCACAGGGCCACCGCAAACTCACAACAAAAGCAGAGGCCATGAGAGCTCTGTATGCCCAGAGTCCCTCACCACTCTCTGGGCTAGAGAAGGAGCCTGCTGGAGGCAGGCAGCTAAGGCCTGGCCCAGGAGGCACCATCACGTCGGGCCTGGGTTCTCTGTCTGGTACGTCTCCTCTCGCTAGCCCTCGTAGCCAAAGAAAAACTTCCTGCATAACCATGACAGGATCCTCCAGCAAGGAACAGAGTCTTATGAAACCATACACCCGGGAACGCAAGAACAGCATCTCAGAGATCAGCGACAATGAGGACGAGTTGCTGGAATATCACCgctggcagagagaggaaaggctGCGTGAGCAGGAAATGGAGAAACTG GAGCGACAGAGGCTGGAGACCATTCTCAATCTGTGTGCAGAGTATAACCACGAGGACAACGCTGCGGAGCTGGCTGAGGTGGTGAGGAGTGGGCTGCTGGGGGGTGTTACAGGAACCTGCTCAGACACAGGAGGGGGGATGTCCCTTCAGGGAGGATCCCAGAGGGTGAGGGAGAACGATGAGGAGATCCAGAGAGAGGAgtccagcagcacagagagcacACACCAAGAG TGTGAAGAGCTGTTAGCCGGTCAGGAGCAGGTctacctggaggaggagaggaacaggaCCTTGGCCAGGGTTGATGACTTGAAGCACCGAGTCAGTGAACTGGAGCAGCAGCTACAAGAGACCAAACAGGag GCGGAGATGGAGCAGGCCCTGCTGCAGGCGGAGAGGCGGGCAGagcaggagcaggtggaggctgaaaatgaaatcatctctcagctgcagctcaaGCTCAGCCAGCTGGACAAGGCCATccagaaagagaaggacaag GGCAGGGCTAATGTGTCGGCTGAGCGGAAGGTCCTGGAAAAGCAGAGGAATGAGTACAATGAGCTGAAGAGGCAGTTTGATAAGTGCCCCTTGTCTCTAAGGGAACAGTTACAGGAGCAGCTCAGCAGG AAAGCTGAAGCTCTGGAGTCTGGGACCAAGCAATTTGAAGAGCTGGAGTTCtgccagctggaggaggagagcagtttggaggagaggaaggagactCAGAGCTCGCAGCTGCTCCAAGAGCGAGCCGAGTATCAGTGCAGCATGGCCAAGAGGAAG GAGAAGATGGCCGCCCTGGAAGCTCAGGTGAAGCAGCTGGGGTTACAGGCAGCTCATGACTGTGAGAGGACAGCTAAAGACAGGACGGTGCTTCTGCAGCTGTTACACAAG GAGCAAGACAGGCTGTGTGCTCTGGAGAAGAGATACCACACCTTGACAGGAGGGAAAAATTTCCCAAAGCCCAACAGCAGCATGAAAGAG AGCCAGCCTGAGCTGAGCAGGAATGCACTGCCTCCTCTTAACCTCGAGCGCTGGTACCAGGACATCATGGCTGCTGGAGAGCCCCAGTCATGTCCTCCACCACTGCCTGCAAAGTCTTTTTCCACACGCAGACACGGGCAG CTGCTGAAGTCCAAATCAGATGGCGAGGTTGGACAGGCAGCGTCTTGCACTAATATCAGCAGTGCTGCAGCCTTGCCACACTCAAGTGGTGTTGCTCATGACAAAAATGCATCCACCAAG gggtTACAGTTAGTGCTGAGAGAGATGTCAAATCCTTTAGACATGGAGTCCAGGAGACAGTTGGCTGCACAGAACAAAG ATGTGTCTCCCACCGTCCATCACTCCATCCTGCATCATCAGTCGCCACCGAGTGGAAACCAGGCGTACGACACCCTGAGCCTGGAGAGCTCAGACAGCATGGAGACCAGCGTCTCCACCGGCAACTCCGCCTGTACCCCAGAAAG TGCCTGTGGGTTAGAGGCCCAGAGGATagaagagatggagaagatgCTGAAGGAGGCGCAGCAGGAGAAAGCCAGACTGATTGAGAACCGA GAGAGGGAGGTGCAGGCTCGGCGGCAGATGTTGGAGGAGGAGCGGAGGAGGCGGGAGGAGGCCGAGAGGAGACTTCAGGACGAGACGGCCCACAGGCAGaggctggtggaggaggaggtgaagatgagagagaaacactTCTCCCAG GCCCGTCCAATGACACGATATTTGCCCAACCGAAAGGAAGAGTTTGACCTGCGAGCCCACGTGGAGTCGTCGGGACACAGCATAGATACCTGCCCCTACGTCATCCTCACAGAGAAGATGTGCAAGGGCCACCTGGTGAAGATGGGTGGCAAAATCAAATCGTGGAAGAAACGCTGGTTCGTTTTTGACCGTCTCAAGAGGAACTTCTGTTATTACGTGG acaAGCATGAGACCAAGCTGAAAGGGCTCATTTACTTTCAGGCAATTGAAGAGGTTTATTATGATCACCTACGCAGTGCCACCAAG AGCCCCAACCCGTCTTTGACCTTCTGTGTGAAAACCCACGACCGGCTCTACTACATGGTGGCCCCGTCCCCAGAGGCCATGAGGATCTGGATGGATGTCATAGTAACGGGCGCAGAGGGCTACACACAGTTCATGAGCTGA
- the phldb1a gene encoding pleckstrin homology-like domain family B member 1 isoform X5, which produces MDLHVSDNPGSPADMDRMSRNKGEHGRQTHQVLQNTPLDLIETGKSLKVQAERPHLVSLGSGRLSTAITLLPLLEGRTTLGSEGTDIPLQGPGITAQHCYIENQAGIITLYPCGHQCSVDGLPITKPYRLTQGCMLCFGQSAFFRFNHPEEALRMKSMLPGGSQGLSTTKTLPTDSRSVLNGNHQSFSSNGDSKINNVAKNLQDSLVLKAPSSSPGAGKQPAPQPSLPNMLNGRNNSTTEDSVYENTSSNSRGQNLGNKTPPVPARSTLTNHTPVPNPRTSLSVASSSASGAQRAQESPKLLRNTRSSPTPSSTGPGQGTENSNLTQKSSSVKFSPTTPSSPRVRGSSLQKRSPSPMREQGQYLSHVDVPQRLRTPEPNGPTSLRELPPLSPYMSRRGSPGPQGFTVKPVPESPQGHRKLTTKAEAMRALYAQSPSPLSGLEKEPAGGRQLRPGPGGTITSGLGSLSGTSPLASPRSQRKTSCITMTGSSSKEQSLMKPYTRERKNSISEISDNEDELLEYHRWQREERLREQEMEKLERQRLETILNLCAEYNHEDNAAELAEVVRSGLLGGVTGTCSDTGGGMSLQGGSQRVRENDEEIQREESSSTESTHQECEELLAGQEQVYLEEERNRTLARVDDLKHRVSELEQQLQETKQEAEMEQALLQAERRAEQEQVEAENEIISQLQLKLSQLDKAIQKEKDKGRANVSAERKVLEKQRNEYNELKRQFDKCPLSLREQLQEQLSRKAEALESGTKQFEELEFCQLEEESSLEERKETQSSQLLQERAEYQCSMAKRKEKMAALEAQVKQLGLQAAHDCERTAKDRTVLLQLLHKEQDRLCALEKRYHTLTGGKNFPKPNSSMKEEYITVSQLSQIFGMQRLDTSSSSSIPSFQLASSESAFSCHSIACGPSSFLSAQSQPELSRNALPPLNLERWYQDIMAAGEPQSCPPPLPAKSFSTRRHGQLLKSKSDGEVGQAASCTNISSAAALPHSSGVAHDKNASTKGLQLVLREMSNPLDMESRRQLAAQNKDVSPTVHHSILHHQSPPSGNQAYDTLSLESSDSMETSVSTGNSACTPESACGLEAQRIEEMEKMLKEAQQEKARLIENREREVQARRQMLEEERRRREEAERRLQDETAHRQRLVEEEVKMREKHFSQARPMTRYLPNRKEEFDLRAHVESSGHSIDTCPYVILTEKMCKGHLVKMGGKIKSWKKRWFVFDRLKRNFCYYVDKHETKLKGLIYFQAIEEVYYDHLRSATKSPNPSLTFCVKTHDRLYYMVAPSPEAMRIWMDVIVTGAEGYTQFMS; this is translated from the exons ATG GATCTTCATGTGTCAGATAATCCTGGCAGTCCAGCCGACATGGACCGCATGAGCAGGAATAAAGGGGAGCATGGGCGACAGACGCACCAGGTCTTACAG AACACCCCTTTAGACCTGATTGAGACGGGCAAGTCCCTGAAAGTCCAAGCAGAGCGCCCCCACCTGGTTAGTTTGGGGAGTGGACGTCTGAGCACAGCCATCACCTTGCTACCACTGCTGGAAG GGAGAACCACGCTGGGCAGTGAGGGGACAGATATCCCCCTGCAGGGCCCCGGCATCACAGCGCAGCACTGCTACATTGAAAACCAGGCAGGCATTATCACCTTGTACCCATGTGGACACCAGTGCTCTGTAGATGGCCTTCCAATCACCAAACCCTATCGCCTGACACAAG gGTGCATGTTGTGTTTCGGTCAGTCGGCCTTTTTCCGCTTCAACCATCCAGAGGAGGCCCTGAGGATGAAGAGCATGCTGCCTGGAGGAAGCCAAGGACTAAGCACCACAAAAACTCTTCCCACCG ATTCTCGCAGTGTCCTGAACGGGAACCACCAGTCTTTTTCGAGCAACGGCGATTCCAAAATCAACAACGTTGCAAAGAACCTCCAGGACTCCTTAGTGCTGAAGGccccatcatcatcaccaggAGCTGGTAAACAGCCTGCTCCTCAGCCGTCTCTTCCAAACATGCTCAATGGAAGAAACAACTCCACGACAGAGGACTCTGTTTATGAAAACACCAGCAGCAACTCTCGGGGCCAGAACCTTGGCAACAAAACTCCTCCAGTACCTGCCCGGTCCACTCTTACCAACCACACTCCTGTCCCCAATCCACGGACCTCACTGTCTGTTGCTTCAAGCAGTGCTAGTGGCGCACAAAGGGCCCAGGAGAGCCCAAAGCTTCTTAGAAACACGAGGTCAAGCCCAACGCCCTCTAGCACAGGGCCAGGACAGGGCACAGAAAACTCTAATCTAACTCAAAAATCATCGTCGGTCAAATTTTCCCCAACGACTCCATCCAGCCCTCGAGTAAGAGGTTCCTCCCTGCAGAAGAGATCCCCCAGCCCCATGCGAGAGCAGGGTCAGTATCTCTCCCATGTCGACGTCCCTCAAAGGCTCAGGACTCCGGAGCCAAATGGGCCCACCAGCCTGAGAGAACTTCCCCCTCTCAGCCCTTACATGTCCCGCAGAGGGAGTCCAGGACCGCAGGGCTTCACTGTCAAACCTGTCCCCGAGAGCCCACAGGGCCACCGCAAACTCACAACAAAAGCAGAGGCCATGAGAGCTCTGTATGCCCAGAGTCCCTCACCACTCTCTGGGCTAGAGAAGGAGCCTGCTGGAGGCAGGCAGCTAAGGCCTGGCCCAGGAGGCACCATCACGTCGGGCCTGGGTTCTCTGTCTGGTACGTCTCCTCTCGCTAGCCCTCGTAGCCAAAGAAAAACTTCCTGCATAACCATGACAGGATCCTCCAGCAAGGAACAGAGTCTTATGAAACCATACACCCGGGAACGCAAGAACAGCATCTCAGAGATCAGCGACAATGAGGACGAGTTGCTGGAATATCACCgctggcagagagaggaaaggctGCGTGAGCAGGAAATGGAGAAACTG GAGCGACAGAGGCTGGAGACCATTCTCAATCTGTGTGCAGAGTATAACCACGAGGACAACGCTGCGGAGCTGGCTGAGGTGGTGAGGAGTGGGCTGCTGGGGGGTGTTACAGGAACCTGCTCAGACACAGGAGGGGGGATGTCCCTTCAGGGAGGATCCCAGAGGGTGAGGGAGAACGATGAGGAGATCCAGAGAGAGGAgtccagcagcacagagagcacACACCAAGAG TGTGAAGAGCTGTTAGCCGGTCAGGAGCAGGTctacctggaggaggagaggaacaggaCCTTGGCCAGGGTTGATGACTTGAAGCACCGAGTCAGTGAACTGGAGCAGCAGCTACAAGAGACCAAACAGGag GCGGAGATGGAGCAGGCCCTGCTGCAGGCGGAGAGGCGGGCAGagcaggagcaggtggaggctgaaaatgaaatcatctctcagctgcagctcaaGCTCAGCCAGCTGGACAAGGCCATccagaaagagaaggacaag GGCAGGGCTAATGTGTCGGCTGAGCGGAAGGTCCTGGAAAAGCAGAGGAATGAGTACAATGAGCTGAAGAGGCAGTTTGATAAGTGCCCCTTGTCTCTAAGGGAACAGTTACAGGAGCAGCTCAGCAGG AAAGCTGAAGCTCTGGAGTCTGGGACCAAGCAATTTGAAGAGCTGGAGTTCtgccagctggaggaggagagcagtttggaggagaggaaggagactCAGAGCTCGCAGCTGCTCCAAGAGCGAGCCGAGTATCAGTGCAGCATGGCCAAGAGGAAG GAGAAGATGGCCGCCCTGGAAGCTCAGGTGAAGCAGCTGGGGTTACAGGCAGCTCATGACTGTGAGAGGACAGCTAAAGACAGGACGGTGCTTCTGCAGCTGTTACACAAG GAGCAAGACAGGCTGTGTGCTCTGGAGAAGAGATACCACACCTTGACAGGAGGGAAAAATTTCCCAAAGCCCAACAGCAGCATGAAAGAG gAGTACATCACAGTCAGTCAATTAAGTCAGATCTTTGGGATGCAGAGACTGGatacctcctcttcctcctctattcCATCATTCCAACTTGCCTCCTCTGAATCCGCCTTCTCATGCCACTCGATTGCATGTGGtccttcctcctttctctctgcacAG AGCCAGCCTGAGCTGAGCAGGAATGCACTGCCTCCTCTTAACCTCGAGCGCTGGTACCAGGACATCATGGCTGCTGGAGAGCCCCAGTCATGTCCTCCACCACTGCCTGCAAAGTCTTTTTCCACACGCAGACACGGGCAG CTGCTGAAGTCCAAATCAGATGGCGAGGTTGGACAGGCAGCGTCTTGCACTAATATCAGCAGTGCTGCAGCCTTGCCACACTCAAGTGGTGTTGCTCATGACAAAAATGCATCCACCAAG gggtTACAGTTAGTGCTGAGAGAGATGTCAAATCCTTTAGACATGGAGTCCAGGAGACAGTTGGCTGCACAGAACAAAG ATGTGTCTCCCACCGTCCATCACTCCATCCTGCATCATCAGTCGCCACCGAGTGGAAACCAGGCGTACGACACCCTGAGCCTGGAGAGCTCAGACAGCATGGAGACCAGCGTCTCCACCGGCAACTCCGCCTGTACCCCAGAAAG TGCCTGTGGGTTAGAGGCCCAGAGGATagaagagatggagaagatgCTGAAGGAGGCGCAGCAGGAGAAAGCCAGACTGATTGAGAACCGA GAGAGGGAGGTGCAGGCTCGGCGGCAGATGTTGGAGGAGGAGCGGAGGAGGCGGGAGGAGGCCGAGAGGAGACTTCAGGACGAGACGGCCCACAGGCAGaggctggtggaggaggaggtgaagatgagagagaaacactTCTCCCAG GCCCGTCCAATGACACGATATTTGCCCAACCGAAAGGAAGAGTTTGACCTGCGAGCCCACGTGGAGTCGTCGGGACACAGCATAGATACCTGCCCCTACGTCATCCTCACAGAGAAGATGTGCAAGGGCCACCTGGTGAAGATGGGTGGCAAAATCAAATCGTGGAAGAAACGCTGGTTCGTTTTTGACCGTCTCAAGAGGAACTTCTGTTATTACGTGG acaAGCATGAGACCAAGCTGAAAGGGCTCATTTACTTTCAGGCAATTGAAGAGGTTTATTATGATCACCTACGCAGTGCCACCAAG AGCCCCAACCCGTCTTTGACCTTCTGTGTGAAAACCCACGACCGGCTCTACTACATGGTGGCCCCGTCCCCAGAGGCCATGAGGATCTGGATGGATGTCATAGTAACGGGCGCAGAGGGCTACACACAGTTCATGAGCTGA